One Fusobacterium simiae genomic region harbors:
- a CDS encoding YlmH/Sll1252 family protein, with protein sequence MNENLEKIENYIKLAEKTDTIIYSNQFFPVSQLNNLKYSGIKFSFKGLNEDCEKKLLATYPEYFSEEYIHFPVKYFKIIKKSKFITLEHKHYLGNIIALGIKREILGDLIVKNDECYGIILENMFDFLKENLLRINSSPVEIIEIKEDEVPQNEFKELNVILSSLRLDSLVSELTNLSRSSSVNYIDLGNVQVNYEIQREKNYRISIGDTVIIKKYGKFKIEEENGLTKKDKVKLIVRKYI encoded by the coding sequence ATGAATGAAAATTTAGAAAAAATAGAAAACTATATTAAATTAGCAGAGAAAACTGATACAATAATATATAGTAATCAATTCTTTCCAGTTTCACAACTTAATAATTTAAAATATTCTGGAATAAAATTTTCTTTTAAAGGTTTAAATGAAGACTGTGAGAAAAAATTACTAGCAACCTATCCTGAATATTTTTCAGAAGAATATATACATTTTCCAGTAAAGTATTTTAAAATAATAAAAAAATCAAAATTCATAACATTGGAACACAAGCATTATTTAGGAAATATTATAGCTTTAGGAATAAAAAGAGAAATTTTAGGAGATTTGATAGTTAAAAATGATGAATGTTATGGTATTATATTAGAGAATATGTTTGATTTTTTAAAAGAAAATCTTTTAAGAATAAATTCTTCTCCTGTTGAAATTATTGAAATAAAGGAGGATGAAGTTCCTCAAAATGAATTTAAAGAATTAAATGTAATATTGTCATCTTTAAGATTGGATAGTTTAGTCTCAGAGTTGACTAATTTATCAAGGTCATCATCAGTTAATTACATTGATTTAGGCAATGTTCAAGTAAATTATGAAATTCAAAGAGAAAAAAATTATAGAATATCAATTGGAGATACTGTTATAATAAAGAAATATGGTAAATTTAAAATTGAAGAAGAAAATGGTTTAACGAAAAAAGATAAAGTTAAGTTAATTGTTAGAAAGTATATATAG